Proteins from one Anopheles nili chromosome 2, idAnoNiliSN_F5_01, whole genome shotgun sequence genomic window:
- the LOC128720761 gene encoding uncharacterized protein LOC128720761, producing MNLNLFPNEVLCCIFDYLPWKDRQRVSLVCSRWNSIINSNHYLRRQKLVLYNYNKAKFFSGVGVELLNRQHAIEFNSNAMLDTEELLDTIDRSLSSGAAMVKSLSLLLRSEHKLAFGLVVANIPKLTYLTELNISANEALTNGVHIDSACLEKINISFYQNSLCKLNTPRLHTLHLTVRYRSEMNLLSTISSQLIELKVSFISKDHVAQLFDCDFSSLKELDISLKNDKYIMYSVSPVHKRRLDRKGVFAETIVGLETLRIIDFCNIFENDFLRMFTYAKSLKALTINNFKLVNEVKELINGFENLSYLNLEGCQRMDETKKLTLPSLQTLVISYKQLSLFSVSQLSTLRTLYYFNTAKDQTHFIRQIAQVFANLTFLCLQNFDNELDSNAFRNLNLLSKLRVLVIKNMSVSSQIFANCPMIPHLERLVTETIVTEVSILDAIPAKFPSLQTFVIKDCFLYLIPKESAKFYTTFDELRRQMPYCRISTKESTIFNNNAKHS from the exons atgaatttaaacCTTTTCCCCAATGAG GTGCTATGCTGTATATTCGACTATCTGCCATGGAAAGACCGTCAACGTGTATCCCTGGTATGCAGCCGGTGGAACAGCATAATCAACTCCAATCACTATCTACGTCGTCAGAAACTGGTGCTGTACAATTACAACAAGGCCAAATTTTTCTCTGGCGTTGGGGTGGAGCTATTAAATCGCCAACACGCCATTGAATTTAACTCGAACGCCATGCTCGATACCGAGGAGCTGCTCGATACGATCGACAGGTCGTTGAGTAGTGGAGCCGCAATGGTGAAATCGTTGTCGTTACTGCTACGTTCGGAGCATAAGCTAGCTTTCGGTTTGGTGGTGGCCAATATTCCCAAACTGACGTACTTAACGGAGCTCAACATTTCCGCGAACGAAGCGCTCACCAACGGCGTTCACATCGATAGCGCGTGTTTGGAAAAGATTAATATATCTTTTTATCAAAATTCTCTCTGCAAGCTAAACACACCGAGACTTCACACTTTGCATCTAACAGTACGGTACCGAAGTGAGATGAACCTTCTAAGCACAATTTCCTCCCAGCTTATCGAGCTTAAGGTGTCCTTCATCTCTAAAGACCACGTAGCGCAACTATTTGATTGTGACTTCAGTTCGCTGAAGGAGTTGGATATATCATTGAAAAACGACAAGTATATAATGTACAGTGTATCACCAGTGCACAAACGTCGGCTCGATAGGAAGGGAGTTTTTGCTGAAACTATTGTTGGCTTAGAAACATTGCGCATTATCGATTTCTGCAACATCTTTGAAAACGATTTTCTGCGTATGTTCACCTACGCCAAGTCACTAAAAGCCCTCACTATCAACAACTTTAAGTTGGTCAACGAGGTGAAAGAGCTTATCAATGGGTTCGAGAATTTAAGT taTCTTAACCTGGAAGGATGTCAACGAatggatgaaacaaaaaagttaaCTCTACCCTCTCTTCAAACTCTGGTGATATCATACAAACAACTCTCTTTATTCAGTGTGTCACAATTAAGCACGCTTAGGACCTTGTACTATTTTAACACAGCTAAAGACCAAACACATTTTATTAGGCAAATCGCTCAAGTTTTCGCAAATCTCACCTTTCTTTGCCTGCAAAATTTTGACAACGAACTTGATTCAAACGCGTTccgaaatttaaatttgctttCAAAGCTGCGTGTGCTAGTCATCAAAAACATGTCCGTTTCAAGCCAAATATTTGCAAACTGTCCCATGATTCCTCACCTGGAACGGCTCGTAACGGAAACCATCGTGACG GAAGTTTCCATACTTGATGCAATACCTGCAAAATTTCCTTCGCTGCAAACGTTCGTCATTAAGGATTGTTTCCTTTACCTGATTCCTAAGGAGAGTGCCAAATTTTATACGACGTTCGATGAACTTCGCCGGCAGATGCCATACTGTCGTATTTCTACAAAGGAATCAACCATATTTAATAACAATGCAAAGCACAGCTGA
- the LOC128731085 gene encoding peptide transporter family 1-like, giving the protein MVSTRFEVNSTPPVRYPRSIFFIISNEFSERFNYYGMRTVLALYLTQKLSYTTDTATVIYHIFTSLAYFFPMMGAILADSWLGKFKTILYLSMVYCAGSTLIALGAIPPLNLPATSMTVLGLLFIAVGSGGIKPCVSAFGGDQFKLPEQAAQLAKFFSLFYFAINAGSLISTTLTPILREDVHCFGDSSCFPLAFGVPAVLMIMSIVIFVCGRTLYTIKKPSGNMIVLVFKCIGNALTVRSKERSANPRDHWLDYAESKYGKGIVSDIKSLMKILILYIPLPVFWALFDQQGSRWTFQATRMNGEVGGFTIKPDQMQVINPLLILAFIPIFESFVYPVLAKIGIRRPLQKLSFGGLLAGAAFVLSGFVEIALDRTNAVLPAGHEAQLRVFNGLPCDYRFHTDMPNLTSFSVPSRGVFEALHIDVPSNSTTFQFRAETAEISCVRDNMTEFSGTFYLNPGNAVSYFISRKGGKSSFVEFADTAEKHRNGLPRMRLLANVRTPKHVLLRHNWNADLVYNISLNRYDQMTVTDGEYGVFVGDRQIANVKLSLGGVYTLLLDEFLENEFNLQTHVITPSNSVHMLWLVPQYVVITAGEVMFSITGLEFSYSQAPESMKSVIQAFWLLTVAIGNMLVVFIAEAKFVQSQSLEFFLFAALMFLDMGLFMILAMRYRYSNSSSLDSIEVQTNPKKMNDPLAISDSLSERSAKSTTYANEAFRED; this is encoded by the exons CCGGTGCGGTATCCACGAtctatattttttatcatcagcAATGAGTTCAGCGAGCGGTTTAATTATTATGGCATGCGCA CCGTGCTGGCGCTGTACCTCACGCAGAAGCTCTCTTACACCACGGATACGGCCACCGTGATTTACCACATTTTCACCAGCCTGGCGTACTTCTTCCCAATGATGGGTGCAATTTTGGCAGACAGCTGGCTGGGAAAGTTCAAGACAATTCTCTACCTCTCGATGGTTTACTGCGCCGGAAGTACTCTCATCGCACTGGGTGCGATCCCTCCCCTAAACCTGCCCGCCAC GTCAATGACTGTGCTGGGGTTATTGTTCATAGCGGTCGGATCCGGAGGCATAAAGCCCTGCGTGTCGGCGTTCGGAGGCGATCAGTTTAAGCTCCCGGAACAAGCAGCTCAATTGGCCAAGTTCTTCTCGCTGTTCTACTTCGCTATTAACGCTGGTTCCCTCATCTCTACCACGCTAACGCCGATCCTGCGAGAGGACGTGCACTGTTTCGGCGACAGCAGTTGTTTCCCGCTAGCATTCGGTGTCCCGGCAGTGCTGATGATCATGTCGATCGTGATATTCGTGTGCGGCAGGACACTGTACACGATCAAGAAACCATCCGGCAATATGATCGTGCTTGTATTTAAGTGCATTGGTAACGCGCTGACCGTGCGATCGAAGGAACGCTCTGCCAATCCGCGGGATCATTGGCTAGACTATGCGGAGTCGAAATACGGCAAAGGCATTGTGTCGGACATCAAGTCACTGATGAAGATCCTGATCCTGTACATTCCGCTGCCCGTATTTTGGGCGCTGTTCGACCAGCAGGGCTCTCGATGGACATTCCAGGCGACGCGCATGAACGGTGAAGTTGGCGGTTTCACAATCAAACCCGACCAGATGCAGGTTATCAACCCGTTGCTAATTTTGGCCTTCATTCCCATATTTGAGAGCTTCGTCTATCCGGTACTGGCGAAGATTGGTATCCGACGGCCCCTGCAGAAACTGTCCTTTGGTGGATTGCTCGCCGGAGCCGCCTTCGTGCTGTCCGGATTTGTGGAGATCGCACTTGATCGTACAAATGCAGTCCTACCGGCAGGCCATGAAGCCCAACTGCGTGTCTTTAACGGGCTACCTTGCGACTATCGTTTCCACACGGATATGCCTAACCTCACAAGTTTCAGTGTGCCTTCCCGAGGTGTCTTCGAAGCACTCCATATTGACGTGCCCAGTAACAGCACCACGTTCCAGTTCAGGGCGGAAACGGCCGAAATCAGCTGCGTACGAGATAATATGACCGAGTTCAGCGGCACCTTCTACTTAAATCCGGGCAATGCGGTCAGTTACTTCATCAGCCGCAAGGGAGGCAAGAGCAGCTTCGTCGAATTTGCCGACACGGCGGAAAAACATCGCAATGGGTTGCCCCGGATGCGGCTGCTGGCCAACGTGCGGACGCCAAAGCACGTCTTGCTTCGACACAACTGGAACGCGGACCTAGTCTACAATATCTCGCTCAACCGCTACGATCAAATGACCGTTACGGATGGAGAGTACGGAGTATTTGTCGGCGATCGGCAGATTGCCAACGTAAAGCTGAGTCTCGGCGGAGTTTACACATTGCTTCTGGATGAGTTTTTGGAGAACGAATTT AACCTTCAAACACACGTGATTACTCCATCGAACTCGGTTCACATGCTGTGGTTGGTGCCCCAATACGTCGTTATAACCGCCGGCGAGGTGATGTTCTCAATCACTGGTCTAGAGTTTTCGTACTCGCAAGCTCCAGAAAGTATGAAATCGGTCATACAAGCCTTCTGGCTGCTCACGGTAGCCATCGGTAACATGCTAGTGGTATTCATCGCCGAAGCCAAGTTCGTTCAGTCGCAATCGctggagtttttccttttcgccgcGCTGATGTTCCTCGATATGGGTTTGTTCATGATATTGGCCATGCGCTATCGGTACTCAAACAGCTCGTCCCTAGATTCGATTGAGGTTCAAACGAACccgaaaaaaatgaacgatccACTTGCGATCAGCGACTCGTTATCAGAGCGCAGTGCCAAAAGCACCACCTACGCCAACGAAGCATTCCGGGAAGACTGA